In one Echinicola marina genomic region, the following are encoded:
- a CDS encoding glycoside hydrolase family 27 protein, with protein sequence MNPNSLKINIVLLLMLIGFYAHAQRPQTPLMGWSSWNNYRVNISEDIIKKQADAMVDQGLLEAGYTYLNMDDGYFGGRDGKGNLYSHPEKFPSGMKDLADYIHSKGLKAGIYTDAGINTCASYWDKDTLGVGVGLYGHESRDLSLMIEDWGYDFVKVDWCGGDWMGLTEEVRYTEISKIIREMDPSVVFNVCRWEFPGEWVVNIADSWRVSPDIGNNFKSIMRIIDQNADLWMYSGPGHVNDMDILQVGRGMTFEEDKTHFTMWCMLNSPLIASNDLTTISEETLSILTNKELIAINQDPMVYQARRVIDHGDLEVWAKPLISTISGQVAVTLLNRTSSKENISFNLKDVGLSGENGYSMTELWSGKYFEKSKTEKVTFEVPSHGVVVLKIEGESLPFNLFQYKPKNKDN encoded by the coding sequence ATGAACCCAAATAGTTTGAAAATTAATATAGTGCTGCTCTTAATGCTCATTGGTTTTTATGCGCATGCGCAACGTCCACAGACTCCATTGATGGGCTGGTCTAGCTGGAACAATTACAGGGTAAATATCAGCGAGGATATTATAAAAAAACAGGCTGATGCGATGGTGGATCAAGGGCTGCTTGAGGCTGGTTATACCTATTTGAATATGGATGATGGGTATTTTGGTGGTCGGGATGGTAAAGGAAACCTTTATTCTCATCCAGAAAAATTTCCTTCAGGTATGAAGGACTTGGCAGATTATATCCATAGTAAAGGACTGAAAGCAGGGATTTATACCGATGCGGGAATCAATACTTGCGCATCTTATTGGGATAAAGATACTTTGGGAGTGGGCGTTGGTCTATATGGGCATGAAAGCAGGGATCTTTCCCTAATGATTGAAGATTGGGGCTATGATTTTGTGAAAGTGGACTGGTGTGGAGGAGACTGGATGGGCTTGACCGAAGAGGTGAGGTATACCGAAATCAGCAAAATCATTAGAGAAATGGACCCGTCAGTGGTCTTCAATGTATGTCGGTGGGAATTCCCAGGAGAGTGGGTGGTCAATATCGCAGATTCTTGGAGGGTGTCTCCAGATATTGGAAATAATTTTAAATCCATCATGCGGATTATAGACCAGAATGCAGATTTATGGATGTATTCTGGGCCAGGCCATGTTAACGATATGGATATCCTACAAGTGGGAAGGGGAATGACTTTTGAAGAGGATAAGACACACTTTACCATGTGGTGCATGCTTAATTCCCCACTTATAGCCAGTAATGATCTGACTACTATTTCGGAAGAGACCTTGAGTATATTGACCAACAAGGAGTTGATAGCGATCAATCAGGATCCAATGGTTTATCAGGCAAGGAGGGTGATTGATCATGGGGATTTAGAGGTTTGGGCCAAGCCGCTAATTTCTACCATCAGCGGCCAAGTGGCGGTGACCTTGTTGAATCGTACATCGAGTAAGGAGAACATTTCCTTTAATTTAAAGGATGTAGGGCTATCTGGAGAAAATGGTTATTCCATGACAGAATTATGGTCAGGAAAATATTTTGAAAAATCCAAGACAGAAAAAGTGACTTTTGAGGTGCCATCCCACGGAGTGGTAGTGTTAAAGATAGAGGGAGAAAGTTTGCCTTTCAACTTGTTTCAGTATAAGCCAAAAAATAAAGATAACTGA
- a CDS encoding alpha-L-fucosidase: protein MNKMNFVWQIIFGVILLLVAPFDMNAQILKPANEPNQAQKEMIKRGYGMFIHFGINTFADIEWSDGSIPVEQYQPTDLDPDQWVRVARDAGFRYVSLITKHHDGFCLWDSKYTDYDVASSPVKMDVVKAVSEACEKYGLEFAVYYSLWDRKEPTFKDENPQKYIDYMKNQLTELFTNYGTIAELWLDGGWRRDPKDCGLDQLYALVKGFNPNCAFSVNHTILNEAGKRKFTLPSTMTEDNKYYFQYFPSDFRLWDPKLITRYDKKQYLHEGKSYYLPFEHTICISSRWNWFQKSKHLPVRSLDELEELFYWSTDNDNCLVINVPPDQTGKIREYEANAVMKLGERLGIEKDKPLPKNGEFISAKMPVSASSTLREKGKEYTASAVTDGSLDSRWSAADTLSFLEIQLDPENKFNKISIFEYQDSEQLDDGFSNIRTNRIKEYNIQVLTDGKCKTIYVGSESMGDCKVIRFPVYYQGTKLKLNITKAQGLPSINEINIIDMSASKKG, encoded by the coding sequence ATGAATAAAATGAATTTTGTCTGGCAAATTATATTCGGGGTGATTTTATTATTGGTAGCCCCATTTGACATGAATGCTCAGATTTTAAAACCTGCAAATGAGCCTAATCAGGCTCAGAAGGAAATGATCAAAAGGGGCTATGGTATGTTTATTCATTTTGGCATTAACACTTTTGCTGATATCGAATGGTCAGATGGAAGTATCCCGGTGGAACAGTATCAGCCTACTGATTTGGATCCTGATCAATGGGTTAGGGTCGCAAGGGATGCGGGCTTTCGATATGTTTCGTTGATAACGAAACATCATGACGGGTTTTGTCTGTGGGATAGTAAGTATACAGACTATGATGTAGCTAGCTCTCCTGTGAAAATGGATGTGGTAAAGGCCGTTTCAGAGGCTTGTGAAAAGTATGGGTTGGAATTTGCAGTTTACTATTCTTTATGGGATAGAAAAGAACCTACTTTCAAGGATGAAAATCCTCAGAAGTACATTGATTACATGAAGAATCAATTGACAGAGCTGTTTACCAATTACGGGACCATTGCAGAACTTTGGCTGGATGGAGGCTGGAGAAGGGATCCTAAGGATTGCGGCTTGGATCAACTTTATGCCTTGGTCAAAGGTTTTAATCCCAATTGTGCCTTTAGTGTGAATCACACCATTTTGAATGAAGCAGGCAAGCGTAAGTTTACTTTGCCTTCTACTATGACGGAGGATAATAAATATTACTTCCAATATTTTCCATCAGATTTTAGATTGTGGGATCCAAAATTGATTACCCGCTACGACAAAAAGCAATATTTACATGAGGGGAAATCTTATTATTTGCCATTTGAACATACTATTTGTATCAGTAGTCGATGGAACTGGTTCCAGAAATCTAAGCATTTACCAGTTCGTTCTTTGGATGAATTAGAGGAGCTATTTTATTGGTCTACGGATAATGACAACTGCTTGGTAATCAATGTTCCACCAGATCAGACCGGCAAAATACGCGAATATGAGGCGAATGCGGTAATGAAGCTGGGTGAACGATTAGGAATAGAAAAAGATAAACCACTACCAAAAAATGGTGAGTTTATTTCTGCGAAAATGCCTGTATCTGCCAGTTCAACCTTAAGAGAAAAAGGAAAGGAATACACGGCCAGTGCAGTGACAGACGGAAGTCTGGATAGCAGGTGGTCTGCTGCGGACACGTTAAGTTTCCTGGAAATTCAATTGGACCCGGAAAATAAATTTAACAAAATAAGCATTTTTGAATATCAGGATAGCGAGCAACTGGATGATGGCTTTTCAAACATACGAACCAATAGGATTAAGGAATATAATATTCAGGTTTTGACTGATGGGAAATGTAAAACGATTTATGTAGGCAGCGAATCCATGGGGGATTGTAAGGTAATCAGATTTCCGGTTTATTATCAGGGAACCAAGCTAAAATTGAATATTACCAAGGCTCAAGGATTACCATCTATAAATGAAATTAATATAATTGATATGTCGGCTAGTAAAAAGGGGTAA
- a CDS encoding GntR family transcriptional regulator: MKKEAKYKKIVNHVIDGINRGEFKLGDWIPSINEFRKKYASSRDTVFAGLSDLKARGIIDSKPGTGYFVASTKVETRKHIFLLFNEFNEFKEDLYNAFMGSIKKGDTVDLYFHNYNRKVFETLLTDAIGKYTTYVIMTGKFKGIEQLLSPIADKVYLLDHFESKLQGKYPSVAQNFEKDTYEALSSGLEHILKYKRILMVQSHEKEPLERYDGLQRFCLQFGLEHQYLNRIADEKIKVGDLYVLVDDRDMVKLIKQSELQKIKLGSEFGIISYNDTPLKEILRGGITTLSTDFRKMGDTMARLIYQNGIETIENPWKLTLRKSI, from the coding sequence ATGAAGAAAGAAGCTAAATACAAAAAAATAGTGAATCATGTCATTGATGGGATCAATAGGGGGGAGTTTAAGTTAGGGGATTGGATCCCTTCTATCAACGAATTCCGGAAAAAATATGCTTCATCCAGAGATACAGTTTTTGCAGGTTTGAGTGACCTGAAAGCTAGGGGAATCATTGATTCGAAACCGGGAACAGGGTATTTTGTGGCCAGTACAAAGGTCGAAACCAGGAAACATATCTTTTTATTGTTCAATGAATTCAATGAGTTCAAAGAGGACTTGTACAATGCATTTATGGGATCCATAAAAAAAGGAGATACGGTGGATCTTTATTTTCATAATTATAATAGAAAGGTCTTTGAAACACTACTAACTGATGCGATAGGTAAATATACTACCTATGTGATCATGACAGGAAAGTTTAAGGGGATTGAACAGCTCCTTTCGCCAATAGCCGATAAAGTCTATTTATTGGATCATTTTGAATCCAAACTTCAAGGTAAGTACCCTTCTGTTGCCCAAAACTTTGAAAAGGATACTTATGAAGCTTTGAGTTCTGGTTTGGAGCATATTCTAAAGTATAAGCGCATCCTCATGGTCCAAAGTCATGAAAAAGAGCCTCTGGAAAGATATGATGGACTGCAAAGGTTCTGTTTGCAGTTTGGACTGGAGCATCAGTATTTGAACCGGATAGCGGATGAAAAAATTAAAGTGGGGGACCTTTATGTTTTAGTGGATGACCGTGATATGGTGAAACTCATAAAGCAGTCAGAACTGCAAAAAATTAAATTAGGGAGTGAGTTTGGTATAATCTCATATAATGATACACCGCTTAAGGAAATACTAAGGGGGGGGATTACTACTTTATCCACTGATTTTAGAAAAATGGGCGATACCATGGCTCGTCTAATATACCAGAATGGTATCGAAACGATTGAAAATCCCTGGAAACTGACTCTCCGAAAGTCGATCTGA
- a CDS encoding glycoside hydrolase family 38 C-terminal domain-containing protein, giving the protein MRPSRIRNAVFSFFAVFILSLLSALAQDAYFVDGYHGGIYGHYPRWQTQFMLDQLSMHPEWKINLEIEPETWDSVKVYDPIAYQNFQKAMIQPGFAERIDIVNPSYGQAYLFNISGESIIRQFDLGIRHMREHFPQFSYTTYSSEEPCFTSALPQILKSFGFKYAVLKNPNTCWGGYTRAYGGELVNWKGPDGTLIKTVPRYESEALASNSTWQTKAWGNGQSYIEAAFEQGIKHPVGMCLQDAAWKGGPWLGADQPLYRPSHYVTWTDYFENIVISEAEEVWDFSQEDVLVSLVWGAQVMQQLAQNVRVAENNITLAEKMAAYAKAYSAGTWSVEKFDEGWRNLTLAQHHDCWIVPYNRVEGSKTWADKVVDWTSITNDISEEVIDDVLGREDANIETSLFINVFNGQGTAREELIKVDADKLQDRNWVVIDNEGKQIPSQLASVNGEKKLLFRAKVGSLGLSSFRLGQAKMSKGNGSEALIMPNGKVQVNTDYYEVLIDPSKGGVIESLKAKKLKGKELVDQHADRGFNEIRGHFYDLGKFLSSTDSPAKVEILENGPLMTTVSVKGQIGEHPFEQLLSFYQGERKIDFELTIDWQGSPGIGHYSQMEVYKAEDPEKAFYNDAYKLLVHFPLGFDQQQVYKNAPFDVTMSDLESTFFNRWDSIKNNIILNWVDVMDEDENLGVALFSDHTTSYAHAKDHPLALNIQYSGRALWGMNYKIEGPSHVKYALVPHQEKWDEAGIWMESVQWDEPLKAQLSTSSVGDLAHQSLLELEDKGWQITTAHFAGRDLLVRLFNAEGTEKASTILVDGDFAGAELIELNGDAIQELEVSGKSQNKIHLSIPRFGVRTLRIKEYHQ; this is encoded by the coding sequence ATGAGACCAAGTAGAATCCGTAATGCGGTATTTAGTTTTTTTGCTGTATTTATTTTGAGTTTGTTGAGTGCTCTGGCTCAAGATGCCTATTTTGTAGACGGTTACCATGGAGGTATCTATGGTCATTATCCTCGTTGGCAAACCCAATTTATGCTAGATCAACTTTCCATGCACCCTGAATGGAAGATCAACCTTGAAATTGAACCAGAAACTTGGGATTCCGTAAAAGTTTACGATCCTATAGCTTATCAGAACTTCCAAAAAGCCATGATTCAGCCAGGATTTGCCGAGAGAATAGATATTGTCAACCCGTCTTATGGGCAGGCTTATCTTTTTAACATTTCTGGGGAATCCATTATCAGACAATTCGATCTTGGTATCCGTCATATGAGGGAACATTTTCCTCAGTTTTCCTATACCACTTATTCGTCCGAAGAACCTTGTTTTACAAGTGCCTTACCGCAGATTCTAAAGTCTTTCGGCTTTAAATATGCGGTATTGAAAAACCCTAATACCTGCTGGGGTGGGTATACCCGTGCATATGGAGGAGAACTGGTCAATTGGAAAGGACCTGATGGTACGCTGATCAAAACCGTGCCTAGATATGAGAGCGAGGCCTTGGCTTCAAATTCTACTTGGCAGACAAAGGCATGGGGAAATGGACAATCCTATATTGAAGCAGCTTTTGAGCAGGGAATAAAGCATCCAGTAGGGATGTGCTTGCAGGACGCTGCTTGGAAGGGTGGGCCTTGGCTGGGGGCAGATCAGCCCTTATACAGGCCATCACATTATGTGACTTGGACCGATTACTTTGAAAACATTGTGATATCCGAAGCTGAAGAGGTTTGGGACTTTAGTCAAGAAGATGTTTTGGTTAGCTTGGTTTGGGGGGCTCAAGTGATGCAGCAATTGGCACAAAATGTCCGTGTTGCAGAGAACAATATCACCTTGGCAGAAAAAATGGCGGCTTATGCCAAAGCCTATTCTGCTGGGACATGGTCAGTGGAAAAATTTGACGAAGGATGGAGAAACCTCACGCTTGCCCAACACCATGATTGTTGGATAGTGCCATATAACAGGGTGGAAGGAAGCAAAACCTGGGCTGATAAAGTGGTGGATTGGACCAGCATTACCAATGATATCAGTGAGGAAGTTATAGATGATGTACTGGGTAGGGAAGATGCAAACATAGAAACCTCCTTATTCATCAATGTCTTCAATGGCCAAGGGACTGCAAGAGAAGAATTGATCAAAGTGGATGCGGATAAACTGCAGGATAGAAACTGGGTGGTAATTGATAATGAAGGAAAGCAAATCCCCAGTCAATTGGCTTCTGTAAACGGAGAGAAAAAATTGTTGTTTAGGGCAAAGGTTGGATCATTGGGCTTGAGCAGTTTTCGCTTGGGACAAGCCAAAATGTCCAAGGGGAATGGATCCGAAGCCCTTATAATGCCAAATGGTAAAGTTCAGGTCAATACAGATTATTACGAGGTGCTCATTGATCCATCTAAAGGAGGAGTAATAGAAAGCCTAAAGGCGAAGAAACTAAAAGGCAAGGAGTTGGTTGATCAGCATGCAGATAGAGGTTTCAATGAAATTAGAGGCCATTTTTATGATTTGGGTAAGTTTCTATCCAGTACAGATAGTCCTGCCAAAGTGGAAATATTGGAAAATGGACCTTTGATGACCACTGTTTCTGTCAAGGGGCAAATAGGTGAACATCCATTTGAGCAATTGTTGAGTTTTTATCAGGGAGAAAGAAAAATTGATTTTGAGCTGACCATAGACTGGCAGGGTAGTCCAGGAATAGGTCATTATTCGCAAATGGAAGTTTATAAAGCAGAAGACCCAGAAAAGGCATTTTATAATGATGCCTATAAACTTTTGGTACACTTTCCATTGGGATTTGATCAGCAGCAGGTATATAAAAATGCGCCATTTGATGTGACCATGAGTGACCTGGAATCTACCTTTTTTAACCGTTGGGATAGTATCAAAAATAATATTATCCTGAACTGGGTGGATGTAATGGATGAAGATGAAAACCTTGGTGTAGCCTTGTTTTCTGATCATACCACCAGTTATGCTCATGCCAAAGATCATCCTCTTGCACTTAATATTCAATACTCAGGAAGGGCATTGTGGGGGATGAATTATAAAATCGAGGGGCCAAGTCATGTCAAATACGCTTTGGTACCTCATCAAGAAAAATGGGATGAAGCAGGGATCTGGATGGAAAGTGTTCAATGGGATGAGCCTCTGAAAGCCCAATTATCAACTTCATCAGTTGGGGATTTGGCCCATCAATCCCTGTTGGAGTTGGAAGATAAGGGTTGGCAAATTACCACTGCACATTTTGCAGGAAGGGATTTGCTGGTGCGATTGTTTAATGCCGAAGGAACTGAGAAAGCATCAACCATCTTGGTGGATGGGGACTTTGCCGGTGCCGAACTTATTGAACTTAATGGCGACGCTATCCAGGAACTTGAGGTCTCTGGAAAATCACAAAATAAAATTCATTTGTCTATTCCTCGTTTTGGGGTGAGGACGCTAAGAATAAAGGAATACCATCAATAA
- a CDS encoding GH92 family glycosyl hydrolase: MTLRINLLALAMLALSIPTFAQMSSQKTEALNPVQYVNPFIGASTSTDAAGVYHGLGKTFPGAATPYGLVQVSPNTITGGDNGSGYSYEHTSIEGFAFTQMSGVGWYGDLGNFLVMPTTGELQTVAGPMDQPQDGYRSTYDKSSEYAEAGYYKVDLTESNIKAEMTAAPHSGMLKFIFPENKQSRIQIDLARRVGGTSTLQQLEVVNDQTIRGWMKCPPEGGGWGNGDGSSDYTVYFYAQFSKPFKEYGVWKADIPSDWSRKREAVESERYQQRIAEAVVKRKVKEAQGKHMGFFAEYETTEDEAILVKTGISFVSMEGAKNNLETEIKGWDFEKVKEKAQALWNSALSKVAIHGGTDEQKTVFYTALYHSMIDPRMYEDVDGKYMGADGQAHHSSDFTKRTIFSGWDVFRSQFPLQTIINPVLVNDMINSLVTMADQSGKKYLERWELLNAYSGCMIGNPAVSVIADAYSKGIRDFDTEKALQYMVNSGEKFGNGAKGYTPGGLSISHTLEYAYTEWCTAMMAADMGEKSIAKTFFDRSKSYQNIFDDSVAWFRPRREDGSFDAWPEEGRLVEWYGSIESNAYQQGWFVPHDIKGMIKLMGGKEAVREDLTDFFEKAPKNLMWNEYYNHANEPVHHVPFLFNYVEAPWLTQKWTRLICERGYKNSVEGLVGNEDVGQMSAWYVLASAGLYQVCPGDTRVDITSPVFDQISFQLDPTYAKAKTFTVTATNNSPENKYIQKIQLNGKQLKHPFIDFSDIQAGGELELVMGATPNYNLK; the protein is encoded by the coding sequence ATGACCTTGAGAATTAATTTGTTGGCCTTGGCCATGCTGGCGCTTAGCATACCAACATTTGCGCAAATGAGTTCGCAAAAAACTGAAGCACTTAATCCAGTACAATATGTGAATCCCTTTATTGGGGCCAGTACCAGTACTGATGCTGCTGGAGTCTATCATGGACTTGGAAAAACTTTTCCCGGTGCGGCTACTCCTTATGGATTGGTGCAAGTAAGTCCCAACACCATTACTGGCGGGGATAATGGCTCAGGCTACAGTTATGAGCATACCTCGATTGAGGGATTTGCCTTTACCCAGATGAGCGGGGTAGGCTGGTATGGTGACCTGGGGAATTTCCTGGTGATGCCCACAACCGGTGAATTACAGACCGTAGCAGGTCCGATGGATCAGCCGCAAGATGGATATCGTTCAACCTATGACAAGTCTAGTGAATATGCGGAGGCGGGATATTATAAGGTTGATTTGACTGAAAGTAATATAAAGGCTGAAATGACCGCGGCCCCGCATAGTGGAATGTTGAAATTTATTTTCCCGGAAAACAAGCAGTCCCGTATCCAGATTGATTTGGCCAGAAGAGTGGGCGGCACTTCTACATTGCAGCAGTTGGAGGTAGTGAATGATCAAACCATTCGTGGATGGATGAAGTGTCCTCCAGAAGGAGGTGGCTGGGGAAATGGTGATGGGAGTTCGGATTATACCGTGTATTTCTATGCCCAATTCAGCAAGCCATTTAAGGAGTATGGGGTTTGGAAAGCGGATATCCCATCGGACTGGAGTAGGAAAAGAGAAGCGGTAGAAAGTGAGCGCTATCAGCAGCGAATAGCTGAAGCTGTAGTAAAAAGAAAGGTGAAAGAAGCCCAAGGGAAACATATGGGGTTCTTTGCCGAATATGAAACAACGGAAGATGAAGCTATCTTGGTGAAAACAGGGATCTCCTTTGTGAGTATGGAAGGGGCAAAAAACAACCTTGAAACTGAGATCAAAGGCTGGGATTTTGAAAAGGTAAAGGAGAAGGCCCAAGCACTATGGAATTCAGCACTTTCTAAGGTGGCCATACATGGAGGAACTGATGAGCAGAAAACGGTTTTTTATACAGCCCTGTATCATAGCATGATTGACCCGCGGATGTATGAAGATGTTGATGGGAAGTATATGGGGGCCGATGGTCAGGCACATCATTCCAGTGACTTTACCAAGAGAACCATTTTCAGTGGATGGGATGTTTTTCGCAGTCAGTTTCCTTTACAGACTATCATTAACCCAGTATTGGTCAATGATATGATCAATTCATTGGTGACCATGGCTGACCAAAGTGGCAAGAAATATTTGGAGCGTTGGGAGCTGCTGAATGCTTACAGTGGCTGCATGATTGGTAATCCAGCTGTGTCCGTTATTGCAGATGCCTACAGTAAAGGAATTCGAGATTTTGATACGGAAAAAGCCCTCCAGTACATGGTCAATTCTGGTGAGAAATTTGGAAATGGAGCAAAGGGTTATACGCCAGGAGGCTTAAGTATTTCCCATACCTTAGAATATGCCTACACGGAGTGGTGTACGGCAATGATGGCAGCAGATATGGGAGAGAAAAGTATAGCAAAAACCTTCTTCGATAGGTCAAAAAGTTATCAGAACATTTTTGATGATTCGGTTGCTTGGTTCCGGCCAAGAAGGGAAGACGGTAGTTTTGATGCTTGGCCTGAGGAAGGGCGATTGGTGGAATGGTACGGAAGTATTGAAAGTAATGCTTATCAGCAAGGTTGGTTTGTACCTCATGATATCAAAGGAATGATTAAGTTAATGGGAGGAAAAGAAGCCGTAAGGGAGGACCTGACTGATTTTTTCGAAAAAGCTCCTAAAAACCTAATGTGGAATGAATATTATAACCATGCCAATGAACCTGTTCACCATGTGCCATTTTTATTTAATTATGTGGAGGCACCTTGGTTGACCCAAAAATGGACCAGATTGATTTGCGAGCGTGGTTATAAAAACAGTGTGGAGGGCTTGGTAGGGAATGAAGACGTCGGGCAAATGTCTGCTTGGTATGTCTTGGCTTCTGCAGGACTGTATCAGGTATGTCCGGGAGACACCAGGGTGGATATCACCAGTCCAGTGTTTGATCAGATAAGCTTTCAGCTTGATCCTACTTATGCGAAGGCCAAGACTTTTACGGTGACCGCCACTAATAATAGTCCCGAAAACAAATACATCCAGAAAATTCAACTTAACGGAAAACAATTGAAGCACCCATTTATTGATTTTAGTGATATTCAAGCAGGAGGAGAACTGGAATTGGTCATGGGAGCAACACCAAATTATAACCTAAAATAA
- a CDS encoding glycoside hydrolase family 127 protein gives MNQILMKNSPLIIAMAALMACSTNAQKEDLSVSAANSNIVEVKVDQGFWGPKLETWRSVTINDVFDKFEGDYQLEWRLGDEYDRTQQRRDAFKNFDMVAEGKRGTGEHHGPPWYDGLVYETIRAAGDFLYHSPDPDLESRVDAYIDRIAAAQASDTTGFINTYTQLVEPDRKWGRNGGFLRWQHDVYNAGMLIEAGVHYYKGTGKTKLLEVAVKMTNHMYETMGPKPKLNIIPAHAGPEEALLDMYLLFKNHPGLKEKIGALVDEKEYYDLLEFWIEGRGQHVGLPKWDEWGGPRSDSWIRENKYEDPEKYGKHSRPSFGDYAQDSISVFDQKTIEGHAVRATLLSTGIAAMAVENNEDNYITTANNLWDNMVGKRMSVNGGVGTIAFDEKFGPDYYLPNDAYLETCAAVGAGFFSEKMSELERDGKYMDELERVLYNNILSGISLKGTRYTYENPLVSDHHHRWDWHDCPCCPPMFLKMVSALPDFIYSVEKDRIFVNLFVQSSSDIQLNDGEKVSLNHRTGYPWDGDISISVNTDKKDKFSILVRIPGWAQGIENPYGLYHSAFEGEYELSVNGETINAVPEKGYIALDRKWNKGDEISLKLPLEPRWVLPNSNIKELRGMAALASGPVIFGFEESDNKDLDDLEISLDKPLNISFEREELGGVNVITGEGLSKGESGVYKAVPYYAMGNSNPGEAYKIWMPIDEANSME, from the coding sequence ATGAATCAGATTTTAATGAAAAACAGCCCTCTTATTATTGCCATGGCGGCATTGATGGCCTGTAGTACAAATGCGCAAAAGGAGGATCTGTCAGTATCTGCTGCGAACTCCAATATTGTGGAGGTCAAGGTCGACCAAGGTTTTTGGGGACCAAAACTGGAGACTTGGCGATCGGTGACTATTAATGATGTTTTCGACAAGTTTGAGGGCGATTATCAACTTGAATGGCGATTGGGGGATGAATATGACAGAACCCAACAAAGAAGGGATGCCTTCAAAAATTTTGACATGGTGGCTGAGGGAAAGCGTGGTACAGGTGAACACCACGGCCCGCCTTGGTATGATGGTTTGGTGTATGAGACCATTCGGGCTGCAGGAGATTTTTTATACCATTCACCTGATCCTGACTTGGAAAGTAGGGTAGATGCCTATATTGATAGGATTGCGGCTGCCCAAGCATCAGATACAACAGGATTTATCAATACTTATACACAGTTGGTGGAGCCAGATCGCAAATGGGGAAGGAATGGAGGTTTTTTAAGATGGCAGCACGATGTGTATAATGCAGGGATGTTGATAGAGGCTGGAGTACATTATTATAAGGGCACCGGTAAGACCAAATTGCTGGAAGTGGCCGTGAAAATGACCAACCATATGTATGAGACAATGGGGCCTAAACCCAAGTTGAATATCATTCCTGCGCATGCCGGTCCAGAAGAAGCGTTATTGGACATGTACCTGTTGTTTAAAAATCATCCAGGGTTGAAGGAAAAGATTGGTGCTCTTGTAGATGAGAAGGAATATTATGACTTGTTGGAGTTTTGGATAGAAGGCAGGGGGCAGCATGTAGGCTTGCCCAAATGGGATGAATGGGGAGGCCCGAGATCTGATAGCTGGATCAGAGAAAACAAATATGAAGACCCTGAAAAGTATGGCAAGCATAGCAGACCATCTTTCGGAGATTATGCTCAGGATTCCATTTCCGTATTTGACCAAAAAACCATTGAAGGACATGCTGTAAGGGCTACACTCCTTTCGACGGGAATTGCTGCCATGGCAGTGGAAAATAATGAAGATAATTATATCACCACGGCCAATAATTTGTGGGATAATATGGTGGGAAAAAGAATGTCTGTCAATGGCGGGGTAGGTACCATTGCCTTTGACGAGAAGTTTGGGCCGGATTATTATTTGCCCAACGATGCCTATCTGGAAACATGTGCAGCCGTAGGAGCTGGTTTTTTCAGTGAAAAGATGAGTGAACTGGAAAGGGATGGGAAGTACATGGATGAACTTGAAAGGGTATTGTATAATAATATTCTCTCAGGGATTTCATTAAAGGGAACAAGGTATACTTATGAGAATCCGTTGGTCTCTGATCACCATCACCGCTGGGACTGGCATGATTGCCCATGTTGCCCACCTATGTTTTTAAAGATGGTTTCCGCTTTGCCGGACTTTATTTATTCAGTAGAAAAGGACAGGATATTTGTCAACTTGTTTGTGCAGAGTAGTTCTGATATTCAGCTAAATGACGGGGAAAAGGTTTCTTTGAATCATAGGACCGGATATCCTTGGGATGGGGATATAAGTATAAGTGTGAATACTGATAAAAAGGATAAGTTCTCCATATTGGTGAGAATTCCAGGTTGGGCACAAGGGATAGAAAATCCTTATGGCCTTTACCATTCTGCATTCGAAGGAGAATATGAATTGTCAGTAAATGGGGAGACAATCAATGCGGTACCAGAAAAAGGTTATATTGCTTTGGACAGGAAATGGAATAAAGGTGATGAGATATCTTTAAAACTGCCTTTGGAGCCAAGGTGGGTATTGCCCAATAGTAATATTAAAGAATTGAGGGGAATGGCAGCCTTGGCTTCCGGGCCTGTCATTTTCGGTTTTGAGGAAAGTGATAATAAAGATTTGGATGACCTTGAAATTTCTTTGGATAAACCTTTGAATATTTCTTTTGAAAGAGAAGAGCTAGGAGGGGTGAATGTAATTACAGGAGAGGGACTGTCCAAAGGAGAAAGTGGAGTATATAAAGCAGTGCCCTACTATGCCATGGGGAATTCAAATCCTGGTGAAGCATACAAAATTTGGATGCCCATAGATGAGGCGAATAGTATGGAATAA